A window from Mycobacterium saskatchewanense encodes these proteins:
- a CDS encoding crotonase/enoyl-CoA hydratase family protein, whose translation MTHAIRPVDFDNLKTMTYEVTDRVARITFNRPEKGNAIIADTPLELSALVERADLDPNVHVILVSGRGEGFCAGFDLSAYADGTGSAGGTGKYQGTVLDGKTQAVNHLPNQPWDPMIDYQMMSRFVRGFASLMHADKPTVVKIHGYCVAGGTDIALHADQVIAAADAKIGYPPTRVWGVPAAGLWAHRLGDQRAKRLLFTGDCITGAQAAEWGLAVEAPAPEDLDERTERLVQRIAAVPVNQLIMVKLALNSALLQQGVATSRMVSTVFDGVARHTPEGHAFVADAVEHGFRDAVKHRDEPFGDYGRRASQA comes from the coding sequence ATGACTCACGCAATCAGGCCCGTCGATTTCGACAACCTGAAGACGATGACCTATGAGGTCACCGACCGGGTCGCGCGGATCACCTTCAACCGGCCGGAAAAGGGCAATGCGATCATCGCCGACACCCCGCTGGAGCTCTCGGCGCTGGTGGAGCGGGCGGACCTCGACCCGAACGTGCACGTCATTTTGGTGTCCGGCCGCGGTGAGGGCTTCTGCGCGGGCTTCGACCTGAGCGCCTACGCCGACGGGACCGGGTCGGCCGGCGGCACCGGCAAATACCAGGGCACCGTGCTCGACGGCAAGACGCAGGCGGTCAACCACCTGCCGAACCAGCCGTGGGACCCGATGATCGACTACCAGATGATGAGCCGCTTTGTGCGCGGCTTCGCCAGCCTGATGCACGCCGACAAGCCCACGGTGGTCAAGATCCACGGCTATTGCGTGGCCGGCGGCACCGACATCGCCCTGCACGCCGACCAGGTGATCGCCGCCGCTGATGCCAAGATCGGCTACCCGCCGACGCGGGTGTGGGGAGTCCCGGCGGCCGGGTTGTGGGCGCACCGGCTGGGCGACCAGCGCGCCAAGCGCCTGTTGTTCACCGGCGATTGCATCACCGGGGCGCAGGCCGCCGAGTGGGGCCTGGCGGTCGAGGCCCCCGCGCCGGAGGACCTCGACGAGCGCACCGAGCGGCTGGTGCAGCGCATCGCCGCGGTGCCGGTCAACCAACTGATCATGGTCAAGCTGGCGCTGAATTCGGCCCTGCTGCAACAGGGTGTCGCCACCAGCAGGATGGTCAGCACCGTGTTCGATGGCGTCGCCCGCCACACGCCCGAAGGGCACGCCTTCGTCGCCGACGCGGTCGAGCACGGCTTCCGGGATGCGGTCAAGCATCGCGACGAGCCGTTCGGCGATTACGGCCGCCGGGCCTCGCAGGCGTAG
- a CDS encoding PaaX family transcriptional regulator C-terminal domain-containing protein, whose amino-acid sequence MPSMTARSVVLSVLLGAHPAWASASQLIGLTADFGIKESTLRVALTRMVGAGDLVRSADGYRLSDRLLARQRRQDDAMRPRTRPWRGEWLVVVVTSVGTDARTRASLRNTMHEKRFGELREGVWMRPDNLDLEWGGDVSARVRILTARDDAPVQLAHELWDLAAWAKAGHRLLDDMARNARAGDIPGQFVVAAAMVRHLLTDPVLPAELVPDDWPGQRLREAYHDFATQLAERREMTQLVEAT is encoded by the coding sequence ATGCCCAGCATGACAGCGCGGTCGGTGGTGCTCAGCGTGCTGCTCGGCGCGCACCCGGCGTGGGCGAGCGCCAGCCAATTGATCGGACTGACAGCGGATTTCGGTATCAAGGAGTCGACGTTGCGGGTTGCCCTGACCCGCATGGTCGGCGCCGGCGACCTGGTCCGCTCTGCCGACGGCTACCGCCTCTCCGACCGCTTGCTGGCCCGCCAGCGCCGACAGGACGACGCGATGCGCCCGCGCACCCGGCCGTGGCGCGGCGAATGGCTCGTGGTGGTGGTGACCAGCGTGGGCACCGACGCCCGCACCCGCGCTTCGCTACGGAATACGATGCACGAGAAGCGCTTTGGTGAGTTGCGCGAAGGTGTATGGATGCGGCCCGACAACCTCGACCTGGAGTGGGGCGGTGACGTATCGGCGCGGGTGCGCATTCTCACGGCGCGCGACGACGCGCCCGTGCAGCTCGCCCACGAGCTGTGGGACCTGGCCGCCTGGGCGAAGGCCGGCCATCGCTTGCTCGACGACATGGCCCGCAACGCCCGCGCGGGCGACATCCCCGGCCAGTTCGTGGTGGCCGCCGCGATGGTGCGCCACCTGCTCACCGATCCCGTGTTGCCGGCCGAACTGGTCCCCGACGACTGGCCCGGCCAACGGCTGCGCGAGGCTTACCACGACTTCGCCACCCAGCTGGCGGAGCGACGCGAAATGACTCAACTCGTGGAGGCGACATGA
- a CDS encoding crotonase/enoyl-CoA hydratase family protein — MSDPVRVERNGPVTTVILDRPGARNAVNGPTAAALFAAFDEFDRDDAASVAVLWGDGGTFCAGADLKAFGTPDANVVHRTGPGPMGPTRMVLSKPVIAAVSGYAVAGGLELAIWCDMRVAEEDAVFGVFCRRWGVPLIDGGTVRLPRLIGHSRAMDMILTGRGVKADEALAMGLANRLVPKGQARQAAEELATQLAALPQQCLRSDRLSALSQWGATESDSLDFEFASISRVAAEANEGAGRFAAGAGRHGAPAT; from the coding sequence ATGAGCGACCCGGTGCGGGTGGAACGCAACGGCCCGGTGACCACGGTGATCCTCGACCGGCCCGGGGCCCGCAACGCCGTCAACGGCCCCACCGCTGCCGCGCTGTTCGCGGCGTTCGACGAGTTCGATCGCGACGACGCCGCATCGGTGGCCGTCCTCTGGGGTGACGGCGGAACATTCTGCGCCGGGGCCGACCTCAAGGCGTTCGGCACCCCGGACGCCAACGTCGTGCACCGGACGGGACCTGGCCCGATGGGGCCGACGCGGATGGTGTTGTCCAAGCCGGTGATCGCCGCGGTGAGCGGTTACGCCGTCGCCGGCGGGCTGGAACTGGCCATCTGGTGTGACATGCGGGTGGCCGAGGAGGACGCCGTCTTCGGGGTGTTCTGCCGGCGGTGGGGCGTGCCGCTCATCGACGGCGGCACCGTCCGGTTGCCCCGGCTGATCGGACACAGCCGCGCCATGGACATGATCCTCACCGGCCGTGGCGTCAAGGCCGACGAGGCGCTGGCGATGGGGCTGGCGAATCGGTTGGTGCCGAAGGGGCAGGCCCGCCAGGCCGCCGAGGAGCTGGCGACCCAGCTCGCCGCGCTACCCCAACAATGCCTGCGGTCGGATCGCCTTTCGGCGTTGAGCCAATGGGGCGCAACGGAATCCGACTCCCTAGACTTCGAGTTCGCCAGCATCTCCCGCGTGGCCGCCGAGGCGAACGAGGGGGCCGGCCGGTTCGCGGCAGGCGCCGGCCGTCACGGAGCGCCGGCAACCTGA
- a CDS encoding DUF3060 domain-containing protein: MRVRFGDYSLRLAAASACAGLALAGCSSTANPPGGSSTTTTSSPTSTTSAGAAPTTGSSGASTTASVEIGNTLNYGSMGTTATLDCASGKSLNVAGSSNTLTVTGTCESLTVGGAENKITLDKVNTRITVLGMNNTITYKDGDPKVDKIGSSNTISKGS; encoded by the coding sequence ATGCGCGTGCGATTCGGTGACTACTCCCTGAGGCTGGCCGCGGCGTCGGCCTGCGCGGGGCTGGCGCTGGCCGGCTGCAGCTCGACGGCCAACCCGCCGGGCGGCTCGTCGACGACAACGACGAGCAGCCCGACATCGACCACGAGCGCCGGAGCCGCACCCACGACGGGGAGCAGCGGGGCAAGCACCACCGCGTCGGTCGAGATCGGCAACACGCTGAATTACGGATCCATGGGGACCACGGCCACCCTGGACTGCGCCAGCGGCAAATCGCTGAACGTGGCGGGCTCCAGCAACACGCTGACCGTCACCGGGACCTGTGAGTCGCTGACGGTAGGCGGCGCTGAGAACAAGATCACGCTCGACAAGGTCAACACCCGGATCACGGTGCTGGGGATGAACAACACCATCACCTACAAGGACGGCGACCCCAAAGTCGACAAGATCGGCTCGAGCAACACCATCAGCAAGGGCAGCTGA
- a CDS encoding DUF3060 domain-containing protein, producing the protein MNRTTAAGSLATCVIALAAAPGVPAHAKNGDTHIVGQGLEQTIDCNDATLLVNGTQNKVTALGNCWAVTVMGSGNTVVADSVTHDITVYGWDETVFYHNGSPIIWDRGRELGMTNRLQQVPG; encoded by the coding sequence GTGAACAGGACAACCGCCGCCGGGTCGCTGGCCACCTGCGTCATCGCCCTCGCCGCCGCCCCCGGGGTGCCGGCGCACGCGAAGAACGGCGACACGCACATCGTCGGCCAGGGCCTCGAGCAGACGATCGACTGCAACGACGCCACGCTGCTCGTCAACGGCACGCAGAACAAGGTCACAGCGCTGGGGAACTGCTGGGCCGTGACGGTGATGGGATCCGGCAACACCGTGGTCGCCGACTCGGTCACGCACGACATCACCGTCTACGGCTGGGACGAGACGGTGTTCTACCACAATGGTTCGCCGATCATCTGGGACCGCGGACGCGAGCTCGGCATGACCAATCGGCTGCAGCAGGTACCCGGCTGA